From a region of the Synechococcus sp. PCC 7502 genome:
- a CDS encoding HAD-IC family P-type ATPase, with protein MASPLSDSPLSTENLIPENLSSADLIQGLTTSEVSDRVASGDVNVVVFRSTRTYGEIFKENIFTLFHISFGIILSLLAALGQSTDALFSGVTILSNIVVGVFQEVKAKLSLDKLALLSVQQVTVRRDGVSLIIPLGEVVRDDVIELKPGDRAPVDGEVLVSESLEMDESLLTGESDPVDKQVGDTVLSGSFCGAGSGLFRAVKIGNESYANQITQTSRVYKRSLTPLQKKINAVVEIFVFALLVAGFLHLIASLNSGRTPVDTLRYAAVIVNSFVPAGLVLSISVALALGAVEISKQQTLIQRINAVDSMNSVRILCTDKTGTLTKNHLVVQEIIPLAQCDRPQLTELIALYVALVGTHNSSAKAMEAFIGLPKSLAKKQSEVPFSSARKWGAITLEDKSTNQFNRCTIIVGSPEILLTDPRSQALALEFARQGIRVLAVVTCQSMPENNQALPETREDRGLVLLKDELRADVIDTIADLEAKGIEIKVISGDSVDTVAAIAQQAGIKVTPDTMFAQSDLDKCDPSKFGKAAMQGKVFGRITPDTKRRLIKAMVKQGSYVAMVGDGVNDVPAFKEAQLAIAMNDGAQISKDVADIILLNNSLATLPQAFEAGDQIKQKILASALLYLTKNIMVILTISFVGFVQLPFPIEPRQLTVLTFFLVSIPTILISVGILKVQKINNFLKDVLGYSFLAGFVGAVAMSLGYMLAYFGSLGLLSIDSAVSPEDFKEIGRGQAQAVSIMISIIYSLLVFWDTCQISVWRPRTIFKFTFPVKLGILIFVCATVMIMELPDLFQISLPDRLGWSLILFLPFTANYLLRMIQCSKFLRQLPIALTQP; from the coding sequence ATGGCATCTCCGTTATCAGATTCACCTTTATCTACTGAAAATTTAATCCCTGAAAATTTATCGTCAGCAGATTTAATCCAAGGTTTAACCACCTCCGAGGTCTCAGATCGAGTAGCGAGTGGAGATGTCAATGTCGTCGTATTTCGTTCCACTCGCACCTACGGGGAAATATTTAAAGAAAATATTTTTACCCTATTTCATATTTCCTTTGGCATTATTTTAAGCTTGCTGGCGGCATTGGGGCAATCCACGGATGCCCTATTTTCAGGCGTTACGATTCTGAGTAATATTGTTGTAGGTGTTTTTCAAGAAGTCAAAGCTAAGCTGTCCTTGGATAAATTGGCATTACTGTCTGTACAGCAGGTCACCGTACGCAGAGATGGCGTTTCCCTAATTATTCCCTTAGGTGAAGTAGTCAGAGATGATGTAATTGAGCTTAAGCCCGGCGATCGCGCACCCGTAGATGGAGAGGTCTTAGTTTCCGAATCTTTGGAAATGGATGAATCACTCTTAACTGGGGAATCCGATCCTGTGGATAAGCAAGTGGGGGATACAGTCCTTTCAGGTTCCTTTTGTGGTGCTGGCAGTGGGTTATTTAGGGCGGTAAAAATTGGCAACGAAAGTTATGCAAATCAGATCACCCAAACCTCAAGGGTTTATAAGCGATCGCTCACCCCTCTGCAAAAGAAGATTAATGCCGTCGTCGAAATCTTTGTGTTTGCCTTACTGGTAGCAGGATTTTTACATTTAATCGCTAGTCTGAATAGTGGCAGAACTCCCGTTGATACGCTCAGGTATGCGGCGGTAATTGTGAATAGCTTTGTCCCTGCGGGGTTAGTACTTTCCATTAGTGTAGCTTTGGCTTTAGGGGCAGTGGAAATTAGTAAGCAACAAACCCTAATTCAAAGGATTAATGCCGTTGACTCCATGAATAGCGTGCGGATTTTGTGTACAGATAAAACTGGTACCCTCACCAAAAATCATCTGGTAGTTCAAGAAATTATTCCCCTAGCACAATGCGATCGCCCTCAACTTACGGAATTAATTGCCCTTTATGTTGCCCTAGTGGGAACTCATAACAGCAGTGCCAAAGCAATGGAAGCATTTATCGGATTACCCAAAAGTTTGGCAAAAAAGCAAAGTGAAGTTCCCTTTAGTTCAGCGCGGAAATGGGGGGCAATTACCTTAGAGGACAAATCTACTAATCAATTTAACAGATGTACTATCATCGTTGGCTCTCCAGAAATTTTATTAACCGATCCGCGATCGCAAGCCCTAGCTTTAGAGTTTGCCCGTCAGGGAATTCGGGTGCTGGCGGTGGTTACCTGTCAGTCCATGCCTGAAAATAACCAAGCCCTTCCAGAAACTAGAGAAGACCGTGGTTTAGTCCTGCTTAAGGATGAGTTGCGTGCTGATGTGATTGATACGATCGCCGATCTAGAAGCAAAGGGTATTGAAATCAAGGTGATCTCTGGAGATAGTGTGGATACGGTGGCAGCGATCGCCCAGCAAGCAGGCATTAAGGTTACGCCCGACACCATGTTTGCCCAGTCAGATTTAGATAAATGCGATCCCAGTAAATTTGGCAAAGCCGCCATGCAGGGTAAGGTATTTGGCAGAATTACCCCAGATACCAAACGCCGATTAATTAAAGCCATGGTCAAACAGGGTAGCTATGTGGCAATGGTCGGGGATGGAGTTAATGATGTGCCTGCATTTAAGGAAGCACAACTGGCAATCGCCATGAACGATGGAGCGCAAATTAGTAAAGATGTTGCCGATATTATTCTCCTTAATAACTCCCTTGCCACTCTGCCCCAAGCATTTGAAGCGGGTGATCAGATTAAGCAGAAAATTTTAGCTTCAGCTTTACTCTATCTCACCAAAAATATTATGGTAATTCTCACAATTTCCTTTGTGGGATTTGTGCAACTCCCATTTCCCATCGAGCCACGTCAACTTACGGTGCTTACGTTCTTTTTGGTGAGCATCCCTACGATCTTAATTTCTGTAGGTATTTTGAAAGTACAAAAAATTAATAACTTCCTTAAGGATGTTTTAGGCTATAGCTTCCTTGCTGGTTTTGTGGGGGCTGTAGCTATGTCCTTGGGCTATATGCTCGCCTACTTTGGTAGTCTGGGGTTACTCAGTATTGATAGTGCCGTCAGTCCCGAAGACTTTAAGGAAATTGGACGGGGGCAAGCACAGGCAGTTTCGATTATGATTAGCATTATCTATAGCCTGTTAGTATTTTGGGATACCTGCCAAATCTCGGTATGGCGACCTCGCACCATCTTTAAGTTCACTTTCCCCGTTAAATTGGGAATTCTCATTTTTGTTTGCGCTACGGTAATGATTATGGAGCTACCCGATCTATTTCAAATTTCCCTTCCCGATCGCCTCGGTTGGTCTTTAATTCTATTTTTGCCATTTACCGCCAACTACTTACTGCGTATGATCCAATGCAGTAAATTTTTGCGCCAGTTACCCATTGCCCTGACCCAACCGTAA
- the plsY gene encoding glycerol-3-phosphate 1-O-acyltransferase PlsY: MWTQIGLLAIAYLCGSLPTGYIVGRMAGIDIREHGSGSTGATNVWRTVGKQAGIGVFVVDLLKGLLAVLLMKSAPEISTWLRLEYMTNGLEYFILGAAMMALLGHTKSVWLGFKGGKAVASGLGVLIGLNWLVAIAAFGLWLGTMAIWRTVSISSITAAIATPILMIITKSPLSYMGFALVAGSYVVWLHRSNIQRLRQGTEPALFPTSSSK; encoded by the coding sequence ATGTGGACACAAATTGGGCTATTGGCTATAGCATATTTATGTGGCTCCCTCCCCACGGGCTATATAGTCGGACGCATGGCGGGCATTGATATTCGTGAACATGGCTCAGGCTCCACAGGTGCTACTAATGTGTGGCGGACAGTTGGCAAGCAAGCAGGCATTGGGGTGTTTGTGGTTGACTTACTCAAGGGTTTACTTGCGGTTTTGTTAATGAAGTCTGCCCCAGAGATTAGTACTTGGCTGCGTTTAGAATACATGACCAATGGACTGGAATACTTTATATTGGGGGCAGCAATGATGGCTCTATTGGGGCATACCAAATCAGTATGGCTAGGGTTTAAGGGTGGAAAGGCTGTGGCATCAGGTTTAGGCGTATTAATCGGACTAAATTGGCTAGTAGCGATCGCCGCCTTTGGTCTGTGGTTAGGAACTATGGCAATTTGGCGGACTGTATCCATTAGCTCGATTACCGCAGCGATCGCCACCCCGATCTTAATGATAATTACCAAGTCTCCGCTTTCCTATATGGGTTTTGCCTTAGTTGCAGGTAGCTATGTGGTTTGGTTGCATCGCTCTAATATTCAAAGGCTGCGCCAAGGCACTGAACCAGCTTTATTTCCCACCTCTAGTTCTAAGTAA
- a CDS encoding ABC transporter permease: MNDNFAYILKRLGQAVLVIFLVSVLSFVMLKLSPGDCFTDVKLNPSTSKEFIESEKARLGYDQPILIQYRNWLGSALQGNLGRTCQGNAPVFQLVSERAGNTLILALASLVTTWAIAIPLGIFCAVKQNTKLDQTIQVVSYIIQGFPSFILAILVLMFAQSTSLFPVGGLTSIDFGDRNWFGQIIDIGYHLVLPVFTLTIIGFVGLQRLMRGNLLDVLRQDYIKTARSKGLPENKVIYVHALRNAINPLITLLGFELSGLLGGSFITEYFFGLPGLGKLLLQAVQQKDVNLVMAGLTLGTLMLVIGNLLADLLLKAVDPRIRLEELD; the protein is encoded by the coding sequence ATGAATGATAATTTCGCCTATATCCTTAAACGACTAGGACAAGCGGTTTTAGTCATATTCCTCGTATCAGTTTTAAGCTTTGTCATGCTGAAGCTTTCACCCGGAGACTGTTTTACCGATGTTAAGCTCAACCCATCTACTTCTAAGGAGTTTATTGAATCCGAAAAAGCGAGGCTAGGTTATGATCAGCCAATTTTGATCCAATATCGCAACTGGCTTGGCAGTGCCTTACAGGGTAATTTGGGTCGAACTTGCCAAGGTAATGCCCCTGTATTTCAGCTTGTGAGTGAGAGGGCGGGGAATACTTTAATTTTGGCACTTGCTTCTTTAGTTACTACTTGGGCGATCGCTATTCCCTTGGGGATATTTTGTGCAGTTAAGCAAAACACTAAGCTAGATCAAACCATTCAAGTTGTCAGCTATATAATCCAAGGGTTTCCCAGTTTTATTTTGGCAATTTTAGTATTAATGTTTGCCCAAAGTACTTCATTATTCCCCGTGGGCGGTCTGACTAGCATTGATTTTGGCGATCGCAATTGGTTTGGTCAAATTATTGATATTGGCTATCATCTAGTCTTACCTGTATTTACTTTAACGATAATTGGCTTTGTGGGACTGCAACGCTTAATGCGGGGAAATTTACTCGATGTATTGCGCCAAGACTATATCAAAACGGCTCGGTCTAAGGGATTACCTGAAAATAAGGTGATCTATGTCCATGCCCTACGCAATGCTATTAATCCCCTAATCACGCTATTGGGTTTTGAACTTTCAGGCTTACTGGGCGGGTCGTTTATTACGGAATACTTTTTTGGGCTACCCGGACTCGGTAAACTTCTATTACAAGCAGTTCAGCAAAAGGACGTGAATTTAGTCATGGCGGGACTAACCCTTGGTACTTTGATGCTGGTAATTGGTAACCTACTGGCAGATTTACTCTTAAAAGCCGTTGATCCAAGAATTCGCCTAGAAGAACTGGATTAG
- the dnaA gene encoding chromosomal replication initiator protein DnaA, translated as MDISVETLWTMVLELLQSQLSHPTFEAWIKTATAEELTTERLVIRTPHPFARNWLIKYYLPSISTSVAEILGYPVEVQILSSQANVNLELEKEEEPSAEIANSINQVVSSEAIAPRHNHNLNPKYVFSRFVVGSASRMAHAAALAVAESPGREFNPLFLCGGVGLGKTHLMQAIAHYRLEIVPDAKIAYVSTEQFTNDLITAIRKDAMQAFRENYRDVDMILVDDIQFIEGKEYTQEEFFHTFNALYEKGKQIIIASDRPPTQIPRLQERLSSRFSMGLIADIQVPDLETRTAILQKKAEYENLRIPSEVLHYIAASYTSNVRELEGALVRAVAYISISGLPMTIENVAPVLNPPKEPLEISPELVLSVVADFMDVELSELQGSSRRREVSQARQVAMYLMRQHTSLSLPKIGFALGGKDHTTVMYSCEKITKLQAKDADTAQLLRELSDRIYLIAQSDNSKAV; from the coding sequence GTGGATATTTCAGTTGAAACCCTATGGACAATGGTGCTTGAGCTATTACAGTCTCAACTTAGCCATCCCACCTTTGAAGCTTGGATTAAAACTGCCACGGCTGAGGAGCTAACCACAGAACGTTTGGTAATCCGCACGCCCCATCCCTTTGCGCGTAATTGGCTCATAAAGTACTACCTACCCAGTATCAGTACCTCGGTGGCAGAAATTTTGGGTTACCCCGTTGAGGTGCAAATCCTATCATCCCAAGCCAATGTCAATTTAGAGCTAGAAAAAGAAGAAGAGCCTAGTGCCGAGATCGCTAATTCTATTAATCAAGTAGTTAGTTCAGAAGCGATCGCCCCCCGTCACAATCATAATCTTAATCCTAAGTATGTATTTTCTCGATTTGTAGTTGGCTCTGCCAGTCGCATGGCTCATGCCGCAGCTTTAGCCGTAGCAGAATCCCCCGGACGAGAGTTTAATCCTTTATTTTTGTGTGGTGGTGTGGGCTTGGGCAAAACCCATTTAATGCAGGCGATCGCCCACTATCGTTTAGAAATAGTTCCCGATGCCAAAATTGCCTATGTTTCCACAGAACAGTTTACAAATGATTTAATTACAGCAATTCGTAAAGATGCGATGCAGGCATTTCGGGAAAATTACCGTGATGTGGATATGATTCTAGTCGATGACATTCAGTTTATTGAAGGTAAAGAATATACCCAAGAGGAATTTTTCCATACCTTTAATGCCCTATATGAAAAAGGTAAGCAAATTATTATTGCTAGCGATCGTCCCCCCACTCAAATTCCCCGCTTACAAGAGCGATTGTCATCTCGGTTTTCCATGGGGCTAATTGCTGATATTCAAGTCCCAGATTTAGAAACTCGCACGGCAATTTTACAAAAAAAAGCTGAATATGAAAATCTGCGCATCCCCTCCGAGGTCTTGCATTATATTGCTGCCAGCTACACCTCTAATGTGCGTGAACTGGAAGGTGCATTAGTTAGGGCTGTCGCCTATATTTCCATCTCGGGTTTACCCATGACCATTGAAAATGTAGCACCAGTTTTAAATCCGCCCAAAGAGCCATTGGAAATTTCTCCAGAATTAGTCCTAAGTGTGGTTGCTGATTTCATGGATGTGGAACTTTCCGAACTTCAGGGTAGCTCTAGGCGGCGAGAAGTGAGTCAGGCGCGGCAAGTGGCAATGTATTTAATGCGTCAACATACTAGCCTCAGTTTGCCTAAAATTGGTTTTGCCTTGGGTGGGAAAGACCATACAACGGTAATGTATAGCTGTGAAAAAATTACTAAACTCCAAGCCAAAGATGCTGATACTGCCCAATTATTAAGGGAACTGAGCGATCGCATTTATTTAATCGCCCAATCGGACAATAGCAAAGCGGTTTAA
- a CDS encoding NAD(+) kinase, whose translation MKLRKVIIAYKADSSVSQSWAERCSHELESLGCHVLMGASGAYDNPYPAFIQSMGDIDLALVLGGDGSTLGAARYLASQSVPILAINTGGHLGFLTQAAEEFVDTQQVWERLLSDRYAIETRMMLSAKIINADKNINDSDLVSSVFFSLNEMCIKPASPDRMSTSALELEIDGEVVDQYHGDGLIIATPTGSTSYVVAANGPIVHPGMEAIVITPICPLSLSSRTIVLPPKLVVSIWSLNDDPSIKLWTDGVLASSLLPGQRVDIGMSSHWAKFVILRENYSFYQALREKLLWSGTRLRYQNKYRQS comes from the coding sequence GTGAAACTGCGTAAAGTCATAATTGCCTATAAAGCCGATAGCTCTGTTAGTCAAAGTTGGGCGGAGCGATGTAGCCATGAACTAGAAAGCTTAGGATGTCATGTGTTAATGGGAGCAAGTGGGGCATACGATAATCCCTATCCTGCATTTATTCAATCTATGGGGGATATTGATCTAGCTTTGGTCTTAGGTGGTGATGGTTCCACTCTTGGAGCAGCAAGATACTTAGCCTCACAATCGGTACCAATTTTAGCAATTAATACGGGTGGACATTTGGGATTCCTAACTCAAGCAGCCGAAGAGTTTGTGGATACGCAACAGGTATGGGAAAGATTACTGAGCGATCGCTATGCCATTGAAACCAGAATGATGCTCTCTGCCAAGATTATTAATGCTGACAAGAATATTAATGATAGTGACTTGGTAAGCTCCGTTTTTTTTAGCTTGAATGAAATGTGTATTAAGCCCGCATCTCCTGATCGCATGAGTACATCGGCATTGGAGCTAGAAATTGATGGCGAAGTAGTGGATCAATATCATGGGGATGGCTTAATTATTGCTACACCCACGGGTTCAACTTCCTATGTGGTAGCTGCCAATGGACCCATAGTTCATCCGGGTATGGAAGCGATCGTGATTACGCCAATTTGTCCCTTGAGCTTATCCAGCCGCACTATAGTTTTACCGCCTAAGCTGGTTGTCAGTATCTGGAGTTTGAATGATGATCCAAGTATCAAGCTGTGGACAGACGGAGTGCTGGCTAGTTCGCTCTTGCCCGGACAAAGGGTAGATATTGGCATGTCCAGCCATTGGGCTAAGTTTGTCATCCTCAGGGAAAATTATTCTTTTTATCAAGCCCTCAGGGAAAAGCTGCTGTGGAGCGGTACCCGTTTGCGTTATCAAAATAAGTATCGCCAGTCTTAA
- a CDS encoding Tic20 family protein: MTIRGSATLTDKLWGSLLYALPMASVVIPYGLPIFNQVPYIVYPFLPFIALLGVLNIQIIPQLISVDVLVFLCLYFFVVRNIKISHFIRFNAMQSILLRIILILIQVISSLLAPVIGSLGAMQFLVEVFANTIFMGMTAACVYAVVQTIRGAYAEMPIVSDAAYYQVPY, from the coding sequence ATGACTATCCGTGGCTCAGCAACCTTAACCGATAAACTTTGGGGTTCCTTACTTTATGCCCTGCCTATGGCATCGGTGGTCATACCCTATGGACTACCGATATTTAACCAAGTTCCCTATATTGTTTATCCTTTTCTGCCTTTCATTGCCTTACTAGGGGTATTAAATATTCAAATCATTCCCCAACTGATTTCTGTGGATGTGTTGGTGTTTCTATGTCTGTACTTTTTTGTGGTTAGAAATATTAAAATCTCCCACTTTATTAGGTTTAATGCCATGCAGTCAATTCTTCTCAGAATTATCTTGATCCTAATTCAAGTAATTAGTAGTCTATTGGCTCCAGTGATTGGCAGTTTAGGGGCAATGCAGTTTCTAGTTGAGGTTTTTGCTAATACAATTTTTATGGGAATGACGGCTGCCTGTGTCTATGCGGTGGTGCAAACTATCCGTGGTGCCTATGCCGAAATGCCGATTGTATCTGATGCTGCCTATTACCAAGTTCCCTACTAA
- a CDS encoding Coenzyme F420 hydrogenase/dehydrogenase, beta subunit C-terminal domain has product MTAPHLKAKALTNVKHRPAKALCSECGLCDTYYIHYVKEACAFITQHIQELEVQTHRRDRNLDNEQELYFGVHQEMIAARKTDPIAGAQWTGIVSSIAIEMLTSGKVEGVVCVQASDSDRFTPKPIIATTPEEILAARVNKPTLSPNLSVLELVERSGMKRLLVIGVGCQIQALRTVEKQLGLEKLYVLGTPCVDNVNRAGLQKFLDTTSRSPSTVVSYEFMQDFNVHFKHEDGSTEMVPFFGLNTKELKDVFAPSCMTCFDYVNSLADLVVGYMGAPFGWQWIVVRNDTGKEMLESVQSQLESQPVMSSGDRHSAVQQGIAAYDNATTLPMWVASIINFVVNKIGPKGLEYGRFSIDSHFIRNYLYTKRNYPQKLEAHVPEFAKRIIAQYKLPKN; this is encoded by the coding sequence ATGACTGCGCCCCATCTTAAAGCTAAAGCCCTAACTAATGTTAAACATCGCCCTGCTAAAGCTCTATGTAGTGAATGTGGACTCTGCGACACTTATTATATTCATTATGTTAAAGAGGCTTGTGCATTTATTACCCAGCATATCCAAGAGCTAGAGGTTCAAACCCATAGGCGCGATCGCAATTTAGATAACGAGCAGGAGCTATACTTTGGTGTTCATCAAGAGATGATAGCAGCCCGTAAAACTGATCCGATCGCTGGGGCGCAATGGACGGGAATTGTCTCTAGTATTGCCATAGAAATGCTGACTTCGGGAAAAGTCGAAGGTGTAGTTTGTGTCCAAGCCAGTGATAGCGATCGCTTTACCCCTAAACCCATAATTGCTACCACTCCAGAGGAAATCCTTGCTGCTAGAGTAAACAAACCCACCCTTTCACCCAATTTATCTGTATTAGAACTGGTGGAGAGATCGGGCATGAAAAGATTACTAGTAATTGGTGTGGGTTGTCAGATTCAAGCACTACGCACTGTAGAAAAACAATTGGGACTGGAAAAACTTTACGTTTTGGGAACCCCCTGTGTAGATAATGTCAATCGGGCAGGATTACAGAAATTTCTCGACACCACTAGCCGATCGCCCAGTACGGTGGTTAGTTATGAGTTTATGCAGGATTTTAATGTGCATTTCAAACATGAAGACGGCTCAACGGAAATGGTGCCATTTTTTGGTTTGAATACGAAAGAACTTAAGGATGTATTTGCCCCTTCCTGTATGACCTGTTTTGATTATGTAAATTCTCTAGCCGATTTAGTAGTGGGCTATATGGGCGCACCCTTTGGTTGGCAGTGGATTGTGGTAAGAAATGATACGGGTAAAGAAATGCTAGAGTCTGTGCAGTCACAACTAGAATCTCAACCTGTTATGTCCAGTGGCGATCGCCATAGTGCCGTTCAACAGGGTATAGCCGCTTACGATAATGCCACAACCTTACCCATGTGGGTTGCCTCGATTATTAACTTTGTTGTCAATAAAATTGGACCCAAGGGGTTAGAGTATGGTCGTTTTTCCATCGATTCCCACTTCATCCGCAATTATCTTTATACCAAGCGCAACTACCCGCAAAAATTAGAGGCTCATGTTCCAGAGTTTGCTAAACGCATTATTGCTCAGTACAAGTTACCTAAAAATTAG
- a CDS encoding DUF3086 domain-containing protein, whose translation MDEDNNFGSAEQTLESNSAQLADQEALAALQIEKQQLLAEIAQLRADKTQISELQATITQITQDSLTEYQTRKQEITAEIAVLQRKYERLQNEMKTIYAGASQDVAVRVQGFKDYLLGSLQDLVGTVEKLNLVPKPVKVAEPELKKVAAVEPPSLTEQAFGDQKQKIEQLLERYRTLPDYYGPTWKLRRTFEATHAERVSNWFFAQAGRGAIRTMGTRLQNILVAAAAVSILRSLYGDKIRVLILATSPERLGEWRRGFQDCLGLNRENFGPEKGVVLFEDPDPLCLKGDRLTTEGQMPLIIIDEAEESISIDTLRFPLLLAFGRDPAAKNTYFRDRDF comes from the coding sequence ATGGACGAAGATAATAATTTTGGTAGTGCTGAGCAAACCTTAGAATCAAATTCTGCCCAATTAGCAGATCAAGAAGCTTTAGCAGCATTACAAATAGAAAAACAACAGCTATTAGCTGAAATTGCCCAACTAAGAGCTGATAAAACTCAAATTAGTGAATTACAGGCTACAATCACCCAAATTACCCAAGACAGCCTAACTGAGTATCAAACCCGTAAGCAAGAGATCACCGCCGAAATTGCTGTTTTACAGCGCAAGTATGAACGTCTCCAAAATGAGATGAAAACTATCTATGCGGGAGCATCCCAAGATGTGGCAGTGCGGGTGCAAGGATTCAAAGATTATTTACTTGGCAGTTTACAAGACCTTGTTGGCACCGTAGAAAAGCTAAATCTAGTGCCTAAGCCCGTTAAAGTTGCAGAGCCAGAACTAAAAAAAGTTGCAGCAGTCGAACCACCTTCACTAACGGAACAGGCATTTGGGGATCAAAAACAAAAAATTGAACAACTCTTAGAACGGTATCGTACCCTGCCCGATTATTATGGACCCACATGGAAACTGCGGCGTACCTTTGAGGCTACCCATGCGGAACGAGTGAGCAATTGGTTTTTTGCCCAAGCGGGGCGGGGTGCCATTCGCACTATGGGGACAAGGTTACAAAATATTCTCGTAGCGGCGGCGGCAGTATCAATTTTACGATCGCTCTACGGTGATAAAATTCGGGTGCTGATTCTGGCAACTTCTCCCGAACGGCTGGGAGAATGGCGACGGGGATTTCAAGACTGTTTAGGGCTTAATCGTGAAAACTTTGGACCTGAAAAAGGGGTGGTGTTATTTGAAGACCCTGATCCTTTGTGTTTAAAAGGCGATCGCCTGACTACAGAGGGACAAATGCCCTTAATTATTATTGATGAAGCAGAAGAGTCTATTTCTATAGATACCTTGAGATTTCCTTTATTATTAGCATTTGGGCGTGATCCTGCTGCTAAAAATACTTACTTTAGGGATCGGGATTTTTAA
- the lpxC gene encoding UDP-3-O-acyl-N-acetylglucosamine deacetylase produces MPRSQNTITTAFSLQGVGLHSGELATVLVCPAPVNTGRYFVIDDQLIPAQWQAVASTLLSTELRHGDKTVRTVEHLLAALVGMGIDNARIEIDHGELPILDGSALPWVQAIATAGITAQSEIATDLKPIQVPISVYKGDSFVMAVPSDRLRFTYGIEFPAQAIAQQWFSWCPNLENLSAEFAQNIAPARTFTMVKEIEYLRSQGLIKGGSLENAIVCDDQKWLNPPLRFENEACRHKLLDLIGDLSLLGFLPQAHIIAFKASHHLHTQFAQALHNLI; encoded by the coding sequence ATGCCAAGAAGTCAAAATACGATCACCACGGCATTTAGCCTTCAGGGTGTGGGTTTGCATAGTGGGGAACTAGCCACAGTCTTAGTTTGTCCTGCTCCAGTAAATACGGGCAGATATTTTGTGATTGATGATCAATTAATTCCCGCCCAGTGGCAAGCAGTGGCATCAACACTTTTATCAACGGAATTGCGTCACGGGGATAAAACTGTTCGCACCGTAGAACATCTATTGGCGGCTTTGGTGGGTATGGGTATAGACAATGCTCGGATCGAAATTGATCACGGGGAGTTACCAATTTTAGATGGGTCAGCTTTGCCTTGGGTGCAGGCGATCGCTACAGCAGGAATTACTGCACAATCGGAGATCGCTACCGACTTAAAACCAATTCAAGTTCCTATTTCTGTTTATAAAGGTGATAGTTTCGTCATGGCTGTACCCAGTGATCGACTGCGATTTACCTATGGCATTGAGTTTCCCGCCCAAGCGATCGCCCAGCAGTGGTTTAGTTGGTGTCCTAATTTGGAAAATTTGAGTGCAGAATTTGCTCAGAATATTGCTCCTGCCCGAACTTTTACGATGGTAAAGGAAATAGAGTATTTGCGATCGCAGGGACTAATTAAAGGTGGCAGTTTAGAAAATGCCATCGTCTGTGATGATCAAAAATGGCTGAATCCACCCCTCAGATTTGAAAATGAAGCCTGTCGCCATAAACTGTTAGACCTGATCGGAGATTTAAGTTTATTAGGATTTCTGCCCCAAGCACATATTATTGCCTTTAAAGCGAGCCATCATCTCCATACCCAATTTGCTCAAGCATTACATAACCTTATTTAG